Proteins encoded by one window of Arachis hypogaea cultivar Tifrunner chromosome 1, arahy.Tifrunner.gnm2.J5K5, whole genome shotgun sequence:
- the LOC140181131 gene encoding uncharacterized protein, with amino-acid sequence MQEMFSVYLESRSRISFIELYIEFEQSAADRDIELEDYNSDSEEEFESNYEVIDLGVDEDQADEAMVADVADVTNALANQQPFVEQSFMRSLDLKAMHAPEFPQYVNAAELPLLPDGEFTVGMEFSSREAVIKAMKDYTIRRGVDYRVHESEPTTFYAKCTQYGAGCDWLIRVSKMSRKFCWEIRRYNGSHTCTRATISQDHSKLDSNTVAEAINPLVEVDPSIRVKSVIAEVQSKFNYTIGKTEGSGVNFWRVGSFVRSLADMGNDLVPNIRVLQRVSWSYYPCIRAFRHCKPIVQVDGTHLYEKYKGCLLVVVSQDGNNNIVLNAFAIVEGETSEVWHFFLSNLRQHVVTRDGVGLISDRHDSIMSAIYRSNGAWSPPKAFHMFYIRHIESNFLRKFKAPYLQKLIVNIGYS; translated from the exons ATGCAAGAAATGTTTTCAGTGTATCTTGAAAGCCGGTCGCGAATATCGTTTATCGAACTGTATATCGAGTTCGAGCAATCTGCAGCGGACCGAGATATTGAATTGGAGGATTACAACAGTGAtagtgaagaagagttcgaaagtAACTACGAGGTCATTGATCTGGGTGTAGACGAAGATCAAGCTGACGAGGCTATGGTGGCAGATGTGGCGGATGTGACAAATGCACTAGCAAATCAGCAGCCGTTTGTGGAGCAGAGTTTCATGCGGTCGTTAGATTTGAAGGCCATGCAtgcaccggagtttcctcaatatGTAAATGCAG CAGAGCTTCCACTTCTGCCGGATGGTGAATTTACTGTGGGAATGGAATTCAGTTCTAGGGAGGCAGTAATTAAGGCGATGAAAGATTATACAATCCGTAGAGGTGTAGATTATCGGGTGCATGAGTCAGAACCCACGACATTCTATGCTAAATGCACCCAGTATGGTGCAGGATGTGATTGGTTAATCAGGGTGAGCAAAATGTCCAGAAAATTCTGTTGGGagataaggaggtacaatggTAGTCACACCTGTACTAGGGCCACCATTTCTCAAgatcattcgaagctggattcCAACACAGTTGCAGAAGCAATAAATCCATTGGTAGAGGTTGACCCATCTATAAGGGTGAAATCAGTGATTGCGGAAGTACAGTCAAAGTTTAACTACACCATTGGCAAAACAGAAGGCAGTGGAGTCAATTTTTGGAGGGTGGGAAGCTTCGTACGAAGCCTTGCtgatatg GGAAATGACTTGGTTCCTAATATTCGTGTACTTCAGCGAGTCTCctggagttattacccttgtATTAGAGCCTTCAGACATTGCAAGCCAATAGTGCAGGTAGATGGAACTCATTTGTATGAAAAATACAAGGGTTGTTTGTTGGTTGTAGTCTCACAGGATGGCAACAACAACATCGTACTGAATGCATTTGCGATAGTTGAGGGAGAGACATCTGAGGTCTGGCACTTTTTCCTGAGTAACTTGCGACAGCATGTTGTGACACGTGACGGTGTGGGCCTTATATCCGATCGGCACGATTCCATTATGTCTGCTATTTATCGTAGTAACGGAGCTTGGTCTCCTCCCAAAGCATTCCATATGTTCTACATCAGACATATAGAGTCCAACTTTCTAAGAAAATTCAAGGCTCCGTATCTGCAGAAGCTTATTGTCAACATAG GTTACTCGTGA
- the LOC112707204 gene encoding protein tesmin/TSO1-like CXC 2, protein MRQNAISDHTIVLMLDQSALLPGTFLSLLHICTGCIFNHRYVKSNPHEVENATWMLMPRTTLVMDTPERNQINPPFSRVEDSPVFSFINSLSPIKPVKSAQVGQTFSSLSFPSPPRAFTSSNLTCFKESKVLRRHNLFGASRPGLSSEDGNKFQTSEEAIADSFHPYNNSRESQGNFHDGISVVDDSIALPGEHTDFSAEILQALNYNNCGNPGSDPGHEANSLEVFNQGLCQFDPKGQESECNWDNLISGDTDFFVFNSPNDAAFKGIMQKPDSHFMSLVPESSIYNGLRDSKLKIEDYRHEPLAITGQMQDKHCVAMTSKIKEKPDVELVSVMNRGTRRRCLNFETDSVQRKNSDDNLKSGSLGYEKQLVSAKRKSSSQQCTMPAVGLHLNAPDKEVISNDESSCGIHLNVPSCTSVQIYTSYEHQEPLAIGVDSSNIGPEPAKDNSHALYSTVNDVSQNSPKKKRHGDCKRCKCKKSKCLKLFEIVIQVRKQIESRNPLAFAPKVIAEPEIGNDPNKTPAPARHKRGCNCKQSVCLKKYCECFQAGVGCSLSCRCEGCKNTFGRKDGANSIGVEAQLEVEIEVCGKVVEKVSQRIEVQNSDNHPDFVPISTPFPLFSSLSEGKPNTRWSQPPKHSQAVSDQEMTDVLGGGGRSDRSPMTIKTSSPSGKRISTSKGDLTLSFPSPNRHQ, encoded by the exons ATGAGACAGAATGCAATTTCAGATCATACAATTGTCCTTATGCTGGATCAGAGTGCTCTGTTGCCGGGAACATTCCTTTCCTTGTTGCACATCTGCACAGGATGCATATTCAACCACCGATATGTAAAATCAAATCCCCATGAAGTTGAGAATGCAACATGGATGCTCATG CCACGCACAACACTAGTTATGGACACGCCGGAGAGGAACCAGATCAACCCTCCCTTCTCTCGTGTCGAG GATTCCCCTGTATTCAGTTTTATCAACAGTTTGTCGCCTATAAAGCCCGTGAAGTCTGCCCAGGTTGGTCAAACATTCAGCTCGCTTAGCTTTCCTTCCCCTCCGCGTGCTTTTACTTCATCCAATCTCACCTGTTTCAAGGAATCAAAAGTTCTCAGGAG GCATAACCTTTTTGGGGCATCAAGGCCTGGGTTGTCATCTGAAGATGGTAATAAATTTCAGACAAGTGAAGAGGCTATTGCAGATTCATTTCATCCATATAATAACTCGAGGGAATCTCAGGGAAATTTTCATGATGGAATATCTGTAGTTGATGATTCGATTGCTCTACCTGGTGAGCACACAGACTTCTCAGCTGAGATACTACAGgccttaaattataataattgtgGTAACCCTGGCTCTGATCCTGGTCATGAGGCTAACTCTCTTGAAGTCTTTAATCAGGGGTTGTGTCAATTTGATCCGAAGGGCCAAGAATCAGAGTGTAATTGGGATAATTTAATCTCTGGAGATACTGATTTCTTCGTTTTCAATTCCCCAAATGACGCAGCTTTTAAGGGTATAATGCAGAAACCAGATTCTCATTTTATGTCTCTGGTACCGGAATCTTCCATATATAATGGTCTGAGAGATAGCAAACTTAAAATAGAAGATTATCGTCATGAGCCTTTAGCAATCACAGGCCAAATGCAGGACAAACACTGCGTTGCCATGACtagcaaaataaaggaaaaaccaGATGTTGAG CTTGTTTCTGTGATGAACCGTGGTACACGGAGGCGATGTCTAAACTTTGAGACTGACAGTGTGCAAAGGAAGAACtcagatgataatttaaaatccGGTTCTCTTGGATATGAAAAACAATTGGTTTCGGCAAAACGCAAAAGCAGTTCACAGCAATGCACTATGCCTGCAGTTGGCTTACATTTGAATGCACCCGACAAAGAAGTCATAAGTAATGACGAGTCGTCTTGTGGAATTCATCTTAATGTTCCCAGTTGCACTTCCGTGCAAATCTATACCAGCTATGAACATCAGGAACCACTGGCAATAGGAGTGGATTCATCAAACATTGGGCCTGAGCCAGCTAAGGATAATTCTCATGCATTATATTCCACTGTTAATGATGTCAGTCAGAATAGTCCCAAAAAGAAAAGACATGGAGACTGCAAGCGTTGCAAGTGCAAGAAATCAAAGTGTTTGAAGTTG TTTGAAATCGTCATTCAAGTTCGCAAGCAGATCGAGTCTCGCAATCCTCTGGCTTTTGCTCCTAAAGTCATTGCTGAACCTGAAATTGGG AATGATCCAAATAAAACTCCAGCACCAGCACGACACAAGAGAGGATGCAACTGTAAGCAATCAGTCTGCCTAAAGAAATACTGTGAATGCTTTCAG GCTGGTGTTGGATGCTCCTTAAGCTGTAGATGTGAAGGGTGTAAGAACACATTTGGTAGAAAGGACG GCGCTAATTCTATAGGAGTAGAAGCCCAGCTAGAAGTAGAAATAGAGGTCTGTGGAAAAGTTGTTGAAAAAGTATCACAGAGAATTGAAGTTCAGAACTCCGATAATCATCCAGATTTTGTTCCAATCTCTACGCCATTCCCGCTGTTTAG TTCATTGTCAGAGGGGAAACCAAACACTCGTTGGTCTCAACCACCTAAGCATTCTCAAGCTGTTTCGGACCAGGAAATGACAGATGTTCTTGGAGGCGGAGGCAGAAGTGATAGGTCTCCCATGACCATCAAAACTTCTTCTCCAAGTGGGAAGAGGATTTCCACTTCTAAGGGTGACTTGacactttcttttccttctcctaaTCGTCATCAATAG
- the LOC112800858 gene encoding uncharacterized protein, whose product MMERDREESVDLAQISLRPLQLSDVDDLMVWTTDEKVPKFCTWEPYSSKDQGIDFIQNKACEFLWSRAICLNDSAIGFISMTSSSVTDKSRGKSVELGYVLGSKYWSKGIMTYVVKQVKKVAFREFPHLERLEALVDAENVGSQRVLEKAGFHREGVLRKYLFFKGKSRDMVIFSVLSTDLNHQD is encoded by the coding sequence ATGATGGAGAGAGACAGAGAAGAGAGTGTTGATTTGGCACAAATCTCTCTTCGACCCCTTCAGCTCTCTGATGTTGATGATCTCATGGTGTGGACCACTGATGAAAAAGTACCCAAGTTTTGCACTTGGGAACCTTACAGCAGCAAAGACCAGGGCATTGACTTCATTCAAAATAAAGCATGCGAGTTTCTATGGAGCAGAGCAATATGCCTTAATGACAGTGCTATTGGTTTTATCTCCATGACCTCGTCTTCTGTTACTGATAAATCAAGGGGGAAATCAGTGGAACTTGGATATGTTCTAGGTTCCAAATACTGGTCCAAAGGGATTATGACTTATGTTGTAAAACAAGTGAAGAAGGTTGCATTCAGAGAGTTTCCACACTTAGAGAGGCTTGAAGCTCTAGTTGATGCAGAAAATGTGGGGTCTCAGAGGGTGCTGGAAAAGGCTGGTTTTCATAGGGAGGGAGTCCTAAGGAAATACTTGTTCTTTAAGGGAAAAAGCAGAGACATGGTCATTTTCAGTGTTTTATCAACCGATCTTAATCACCAAGATTGA